One window from the genome of Flavobacterium agricola encodes:
- a CDS encoding tyrosine-type recombinase/integrase: protein MQRFERNISILGRSKRTFDNYSRHVAAMALHFGCLPTELDPEQVKDYLFELQQRSNSPSQSYFKHTVYGLRFLLKTENLPYDYLHLPSIPKEKKLPVILSREEIWKLLQHADLLKHRLLIGLIYSCGLRCMEVRNIELKHLDFDRKLLHIVQSKGKKDRYVPLSDHIIRGIKKYISVEHPTTFLFTGNTKDSKGFDSRYSQRGVQWAIQSVCKKAGILKDVHTHTLRHSYATHLLEDGVNILQVQKLMGHERIETTMEYLHVCQLEQQKVHSPLDTVFALCSRNGK, encoded by the coding sequence TTGCAACGATTCGAACGAAATATTTCTATTTTAGGTCGAAGTAAACGCACGTTCGATAATTATTCACGCCATGTAGCTGCCATGGCACTTCATTTTGGCTGTTTACCTACCGAATTAGATCCCGAACAGGTTAAAGATTATCTTTTTGAACTACAACAACGTTCCAATTCTCCTTCTCAATCGTATTTTAAACACACGGTTTACGGTCTTCGATTCCTTTTAAAAACTGAAAATCTACCGTACGATTATCTTCATTTGCCATCTATTCCTAAAGAGAAAAAACTTCCTGTTATTTTAAGTCGGGAAGAAATTTGGAAGCTGCTTCAACATGCGGATTTACTTAAACATCGCCTTTTAATTGGATTGATTTACAGTTGTGGACTTCGTTGTATGGAAGTTCGAAATATTGAACTCAAACATCTCGATTTCGATAGAAAACTCCTTCATATCGTTCAAAGTAAAGGGAAGAAGGATCGTTATGTTCCACTTTCTGATCATATCATTCGAGGAATTAAAAAATATATTTCAGTTGAACATCCTACTACATTTTTATTTACAGGAAACACTAAAGATTCCAAAGGATTTGATTCGCGTTATAGCCAACGTGGCGTTCAATGGGCGATTCAATCGGTTTGTAAAAAGGCTGGAATTTTAAAAGATGTACACACGCATACCTTGCGCCACAGTTATGCTACCCATTTGTTGGAAGATGGTGTAAATATTCTTCAGGTTCAGAAACTGATGGGGCACGAGCGCATCGAAACTACGATGGAATACTTGCATGTTTGTCAATTGGAGCAACAAAAAGTACACAGTCCGCTTGATACCGTTTTTGCGCTATGCAGCCGCAATGGGAAGTAG
- a CDS encoding IS91 family transposase, whose amino-acid sequence MQPQWEVADVLRKVDLSHQNFTVHQEKTLRALTLCRTAALGGHVDACDACGTISISYNSCRNRHCPKCQGHKREEWIQAREHDLLPCSYYHVVFTLPDTLNGLAIHQPQLIYKILFESVWATLSQFGRTENMYLGMIAILHTWGQNLSLHPHLHCIVPGGGIDRNGKWKRKIKTDKYLFCVKALSKVFRAKYVALLRKERLANQQLYDELFTKNWVVYAKRPFGGPKQVIEYLGRYTHKVAISNHRIKNVSQQEVTISYKDYKDNSKTKELTLKNEEFTRRFSLHILPKRFVRIRHYGILSSSWKRGKLQQLQEDLNIIRPIVEPKTQHRKCSCCKVGNLVTLHVFGQRGPPKAYLIGNTLAPVN is encoded by the coding sequence ATGCAGCCGCAATGGGAAGTAGCTGATGTGCTGAGAAAAGTTGATTTATCCCATCAAAACTTCACAGTTCATCAAGAGAAAACACTTCGCGCATTAACGCTTTGTCGAACTGCTGCTTTGGGCGGACATGTAGATGCTTGTGATGCTTGCGGAACTATCAGCATCAGTTACAACAGTTGTCGCAATCGGCACTGTCCAAAATGTCAAGGTCATAAACGCGAAGAATGGATTCAAGCTCGCGAACATGATTTATTGCCCTGTTCGTATTATCATGTAGTTTTCACTTTGCCCGATACGCTTAATGGATTAGCGATTCATCAACCACAATTGATTTATAAAATTTTGTTTGAATCGGTTTGGGCAACGCTTTCTCAGTTCGGAAGAACCGAAAATATGTATTTAGGAATGATTGCTATTCTACATACTTGGGGACAAAATTTGAGTTTGCATCCGCATTTACATTGTATTGTTCCTGGTGGTGGAATTGATAGAAATGGAAAATGGAAACGCAAAATAAAAACTGATAAATATTTATTTTGTGTAAAAGCATTGAGCAAGGTTTTTCGAGCCAAATATGTCGCACTGTTGCGTAAAGAAAGGTTAGCTAATCAGCAATTATATGATGAGCTGTTTACTAAAAATTGGGTGGTTTATGCCAAACGTCCTTTTGGTGGACCAAAGCAAGTAATCGAATATTTAGGACGATATACGCACAAAGTGGCAATTAGTAACCATCGTATTAAAAACGTAAGCCAACAAGAAGTTACTATTAGTTACAAAGATTATAAAGATAACAGCAAAACCAAAGAGCTCACACTTAAGAATGAAGAATTTACTCGTCGATTTAGTTTACATATTCTGCCTAAACGCTTTGTTCGAATCAGGCATTACGGCATTTTAAGTAGTAGTTGGAAACGCGGTAAACTACAACAACTACAAGAAGATTTAAATATCATCCGACCGATAGTTGAACCGAAAACCCAACATAGAAAATGTTCTTGTTGCAAGGTCGGCAATCTAGTTACGTTACATGTTTTTGGACAAAGAGGACCGCCAAAAGCGTATCTTATCGGAAATACACTTGCGCCTGTGAATTAA